A DNA window from Impatiens glandulifera chromosome 7, dImpGla2.1, whole genome shotgun sequence contains the following coding sequences:
- the LOC124910460 gene encoding novel plant SNARE 11-like codes for MASLSTISNELGEIEGQITDVLRSLSNGFQKLDKIKDPGRQNRQLEELTEKMRDCKRLIKDFDQEIKDLGHKSNPDTDKLLTERKQSMIKELNSYVALKKKYASNIDNKRIDLFDEPGEGLTEDNVFLASSMTNQQLVGEGHRMMDQTDDSIERSKKVVQETINVGTETAATLKSQTEQMSRIVNELDSIHFSMKKATKLAKELGRQIATDHCIRTMLALIVFGVIAIITVKVLNPHNKDIRDIPGLAPPVQNRRLLWNKS; via the exons ATGGCTTCTCTGTCCACCATAAGCAACGAACTCGGGGAGATCGAGGGACAAATAACAGATGTTCTTCGATCACTATC AAATGGGTTCCAGAAATTGGATAAGATTAAGGATCCCGGTCGACAGAATAGGCAGTTGGAAGAGCTGACAGAGAAGATGAGAGACTGTAAGAG GCTTATCAAGGACTTTGATCAAGAAATTAAGGATTTAGGTCATAAATCCAATCCAGATACTGACAAATTGCTCACTGAAAGGAAGCAATCAATG ATCAAGGAGTTGAATTCTTATGTTGCTCTAAAGAAGAA ATATGCAAGCAATATTGACAATAAGAGAATTGATCTGTTTGATGAGCCTGGAGAAGGGTTAACAGAAGATAATGTTTTCTTAGCATCAT CAATGACAAACCAGCAACTCGTCGGTGAAGGGCATCGCATGATGGATCAGACCGATGATTCTATCGAGAGGTCAAAGAAG gtTGTTCAAGAGACCATTAATGTTGGGACGGAAACTGCAGCAACTTTAAAATCACAA ACAGAACAAATGAGTAGGATTGTAAACGAGCTTGATTCCATCCATTTCTCGATGAAAAAGGCTACAAAGCTTGCAAAGGAGCTCGGTAGGCAG ATTGCAACAGATCATTGCATCAGGACCATGCTCGCCCTTATTGTGTTTGGCGTCATAGCTATCATAACTGTAAAG GTTTTGAACCCACATAACAAAGATATTCGCGATATTCCTGGCTTAGCGCCTCCTGTACAAAACCGAAGATTGCTATGGAACAAGTCTTAA